Proteins from one Haloimpatiens sp. FM7315 genomic window:
- a CDS encoding Uma2 family endonuclease, producing MYAKNIHYTEENFENIQCNYNGKAEYSNGYIILSSNTSIKHNKIISRLNYKLMTFFDKSKCDVYTESIEVIFRNNEEVYKYKPDVFVMCEKAHRQGESFISSPKIIFEVISKSTASHDYITKLDVYQRFGVLEYNLVEQEGYIVQYSLIDNQYKITNVFKNNDKYTSTVFKDLNISLEDIF from the coding sequence ATGTATGCTAAAAATATTCACTATACAGAAGAAAATTTTGAAAATATTCAGTGTAATTATAATGGTAAAGCTGAATACAGTAACGGATATATTATATTGTCATCCAATACCTCTATTAAACATAATAAAATAATATCTAGATTAAATTATAAATTAATGACATTTTTTGACAAAAGCAAATGTGATGTATATACAGAATCTATTGAAGTTATTTTTAGAAATAATGAAGAAGTATATAAGTATAAACCTGATGTATTTGTAATGTGTGAGAAAGCACATAGACAAGGTGAAAGTTTTATATCATCTCCAAAGATTATATTTGAGGTAATTTCAAAAAGTACTGCAAGTCATGATTATATAACAAAACTTGATGTATATCAAAGGTTTGGTGTTCTTGAATATAATTTAGTTGAACAAGAAGGGTATATAGTACAATATTCACTAATAGATAATCAGTATAAAATAACCAATGTTTTTAAAAATAATGATAAGTATACAAGTACAGTTTTTAAAGATTTAAATATAAGTTTAGAGGATATATTTTAA
- the hemL gene encoding glutamate-1-semialdehyde 2,1-aminomutase, giving the protein MKELNHSKSEELFKEALKYIPGGVNSPVRAFKSVGLNPIFVDSGKGPKVKDVDGNEYIDYICSWGPLLLGHSNSELLEGILDTINKGTSFGIPTEIEVKMAKLIVEASPSVDMVRMVNSGTEATMSALRVARGYTNRNKIVKFEGCYHGHSDALLVKSGSGTITFGVPTSPGVPEDTVKDTLVCTYNDMDSVKEVFQKYGKEIAAVIVEPVGGNMGVVPGKKEFLKGLRDITIKYGSVLIFDEVITGFRLAFGGAQEVYGIQPDMTCFGKIIGAGLPVGAYGGKREIMEMVSPVGPVYQAGTLSGNPLAMHMGYKNLSILKNNKNIYDELEKKAIKIEKGINENIEKLGINATVVRFKAMLCLFFAKGPFENFKDVMKCDTEKYAIYFREMLKRGILLAPAQFEAMFLSMAHGDEEIEYTIKCNYEALKIAFEK; this is encoded by the coding sequence ATGAAGGAATTAAATCACTCTAAATCAGAGGAATTATTTAAAGAAGCGTTAAAATACATACCTGGAGGAGTAAACAGTCCAGTTAGAGCCTTTAAATCTGTAGGCTTAAATCCTATATTTGTAGACAGCGGAAAAGGCCCAAAGGTTAAGGATGTAGATGGAAATGAGTACATAGATTATATATGCTCCTGGGGACCATTACTACTAGGACACAGTAATTCAGAGCTTTTAGAAGGAATTCTAGACACAATAAATAAAGGAACAAGCTTTGGAATACCAACAGAAATAGAAGTTAAAATGGCTAAGCTTATTGTAGAAGCCTCACCTTCTGTTGATATGGTAAGGATGGTTAATTCAGGAACAGAAGCAACGATGAGTGCTTTAAGAGTGGCAAGGGGTTATACAAATAGAAATAAAATAGTTAAATTTGAAGGCTGTTATCATGGACATTCTGATGCACTTTTAGTTAAATCAGGTTCAGGTACTATAACCTTTGGTGTGCCAACAAGCCCTGGAGTTCCAGAGGACACAGTAAAAGACACTTTAGTTTGCACCTACAATGACATGGATAGTGTAAAAGAAGTATTTCAAAAATACGGCAAGGAAATAGCAGCGGTTATAGTTGAGCCTGTAGGTGGAAATATGGGAGTTGTTCCAGGTAAAAAAGAATTTTTGAAAGGTCTAAGAGATATAACAATAAAATACGGTTCAGTTTTGATTTTTGATGAGGTTATAACAGGATTTAGACTTGCCTTTGGTGGAGCACAAGAGGTTTATGGAATTCAGCCTGATATGACCTGCTTTGGAAAGATAATAGGTGCAGGACTTCCAGTAGGTGCTTACGGTGGAAAGAGAGAAATCATGGAAATGGTATCTCCAGTAGGCCCTGTATATCAAGCTGGAACTTTGTCAGGAAACCCTTTAGCTATGCATATGGGATACAAAAACCTAAGTATATTAAAAAACAACAAGAATATATATGATGAGTTAGAGAAAAAGGCTATAAAAATTGAAAAAGGTATTAATGAAAACATTGAAAAATTAGGTATAAATGCTACAGTGGTTAGATTTAAAGCTATGCTTTGTCTATTCTTTGCAAAAGGACCTTTTGAAAACTTTAAAGATGTAATGAAATGCGATACGGAAAAATACGCTATTTACTTTAGGGAAATGTTAAAAAGAGGAATACTTCTAGCCCCAGCACAGTTTGAAGCTATGTTCCTTTCAATGGCTCATGGTGATGAGGAAATTGAGTACACAATTAAGTGTAATTATGAAGCATTGAAAATTGCATTTGAAAAGTAA